A genomic region of Bernardetia sp. ABR2-2B contains the following coding sequences:
- a CDS encoding aldehyde dehydrogenase family protein has protein sequence MSEIQAENVSIAGQNSESKEDFKKHIDEIFEAQQNNRWAVAKTTTKERIEKLKRLQDALFNYRAAFHNSLRQDFGKPEAETDLSEIYPTSNEIKHAISNLEKWMKDESVSTPVALLGSKSYIRYEPKGVCLIIAPWNYPVNLILIPLVSAIAAGNCAILKPSEYTPHTNAIMKQLIKEVFAENEVAFVEGEVEVSKYLTEQPFDHIFFTGSTAVGKSVMKAAAENLTSVTLELGGKSPVIVDETSNIKEAAKKIVWGKFLNAGQTCIAPDYVLVHEDIEHELIQQMLKYLSEFYGQSSGERLDSPDYARIINGKQYKALVELIGKAKGQGAVIHTGGTVVEEQNYIAPTIMSEVPLDSEVMQQEIFGPIMPVIRYKYLNDALDLINKKDKPLALYLFSQERETIENVLSSTSSGGVCINDTVIHYFQHNLPFGGVNHSGIGKAHGIFGFKSFSNERAVLEQPTRFSAPQLMYPPYKSEVKSLIDFTVKWI, from the coding sequence AGCACAACAAAACAATCGTTGGGCAGTAGCCAAAACAACTACAAAAGAGCGTATCGAAAAACTAAAGCGTTTGCAAGATGCTCTCTTTAATTACCGTGCAGCATTTCATAACTCGCTTCGTCAAGATTTTGGAAAGCCAGAAGCAGAAACTGATTTATCAGAAATTTATCCTACTTCAAATGAAATAAAACACGCTATTTCGAATCTTGAGAAATGGATGAAAGATGAATCTGTAAGCACTCCAGTAGCTCTCTTGGGTTCTAAGTCTTATATTCGTTATGAGCCGAAAGGAGTTTGTTTGATTATTGCGCCTTGGAATTACCCAGTTAATTTGATTCTAATTCCTCTTGTTTCAGCAATTGCAGCAGGTAATTGTGCTATCTTGAAGCCTTCTGAGTACACGCCACACACCAATGCAATCATGAAGCAGCTTATCAAAGAAGTTTTTGCTGAAAACGAAGTGGCTTTTGTAGAAGGCGAAGTAGAAGTATCTAAATATTTGACTGAGCAGCCTTTTGACCATATTTTCTTCACAGGAAGTACAGCCGTAGGAAAGTCAGTTATGAAAGCTGCTGCTGAAAATCTAACTTCTGTAACACTAGAACTTGGTGGAAAGTCGCCAGTTATTGTTGATGAGACTTCGAATATTAAAGAAGCTGCCAAAAAAATCGTTTGGGGTAAATTCTTAAATGCAGGTCAGACATGTATTGCTCCTGATTACGTATTGGTTCATGAAGATATTGAACACGAACTTATCCAACAAATGCTCAAGTATTTGAGTGAGTTTTATGGTCAGTCTTCGGGAGAGCGTTTGGATTCTCCAGATTATGCAAGAATTATCAATGGAAAACAATACAAAGCACTCGTTGAGCTTATCGGAAAAGCAAAAGGACAAGGTGCAGTCATTCATACTGGGGGAACAGTCGTAGAAGAACAAAACTATATTGCTCCAACAATTATGTCAGAAGTTCCGTTGGATTCGGAAGTGATGCAACAAGAAATTTTTGGTCCTATTATGCCAGTTATTCGTTATAAATATCTTAATGATGCTTTGGATTTAATCAACAAAAAAGATAAGCCGTTAGCATTATATCTCTTCTCACAAGAGCGTGAAACTATTGAAAATGTACTTTCTTCTACCTCTTCTGGTGGCGTTTGTATTAATGATACAGTGATTCATTATTTTCAACATAATTTACCTTTTGGTGGTGTAAATCATAGTGGAATCGGAAAAGCACATGGTATTTTTGGTTTTAAGTCATTTTCTAATGAACGTGCTGTTTTAGAGCAACCTACTCGTTTTAGCGCACCTCAACTGATGTATCCTCCTTACAAATCAGAAGTAAAATCACTTATTGATTTTACTGTAAAATGGATTTAA
- a CDS encoding HAD family hydrolase produces the protein MTNIKTIVFDLYNTLIEIKEPSNFFLKLFRTSKNGFDLEVKAYLRLIMTVDIDELMDVLPSEFENLYNENRHTLESELRSVVVYEEVIDMLEELKKDFTIFLISNLASPYKEPTFKFGLDKFFDKMIFSSDYGYVKPNQEIFKEIEIIAKNNPNEILMIGDSFKSDIVGANTMGWNYLQIKRDGNILKDYEIQNLTEIRKFI, from the coding sequence ATGACTAATATTAAAACAATAGTTTTTGATTTATACAATACTTTGATTGAAATAAAAGAGCCTAGTAATTTCTTTCTAAAGTTATTCAGAACTTCCAAAAATGGGTTTGATTTGGAAGTAAAAGCATATTTACGACTTATTATGACCGTAGATATTGATGAACTAATGGATGTTTTACCAAGTGAGTTTGAAAATTTATATAATGAAAATAGGCATACTTTAGAGAGTGAATTACGTTCAGTTGTTGTTTATGAAGAAGTTATTGATATGCTTGAAGAGTTGAAAAAAGATTTTACTATTTTCTTGATTTCAAATTTAGCATCTCCTTACAAAGAGCCTACTTTTAAATTCGGTTTGGATAAATTTTTTGATAAAATGATATTTTCTAGTGATTATGGCTATGTGAAGCCTAATCAAGAAATATTTAAAGAAATAGAAATAATTGCTAAAAACAATCCTAATGAAATTTTGATGATTGGGGATTCTTTTAAATCAGATATTGTAGGAGCAAATACTATGGGATGGAATTATTTGCAAATAAAAAGAGATGGCAATATTTTAAAAGATTATGAAATCCAAAACTTAACTGAAATAAGAAAATTTATCTAA
- a CDS encoding serine hydrolase, protein MLQKTLYFIFIIAFLFSCTSNTETKEIVSTPKEETTNYDNQITQINDVANRYLDLGRFSGTLLIAQNDSIIFNKSYGLADYKTVKEFTDSTAFKVGHLSELFTEAIIRDMTEQDLLKLNEKVTTYIPQIKQDFTVEELLNHKSNLQTIAQIQESNSNKAYSLIDYVNLSKSNNQENKVTETQSELDYNILGLIIEKITNKTFSEVLEDYAQKWNLESTYLQKTDTTHLAIGYLFYNYRNQGLKITPSPKYQDSMAFSSRGIKSTAKDVLKFANNFENQSFDVEGYLMNDGFSYSLKKDTEKQQTILILSNRKHPVAREMSESIEKILDNEEYELPLLRQEIAINPSLLKEYEGVYAMNENMNLTFVAERDSLFVVMGENKVELKPQSENQFFMNESDASIRFERDENNKVSKAILLDGFLTGNTILKVEE, encoded by the coding sequence ATGCTACAAAAAACGCTATACTTTATCTTCATAATTGCATTTTTATTCTCTTGTACATCAAATACAGAAACAAAAGAAATTGTATCAACTCCAAAGGAAGAAACTACAAACTACGATAATCAGATAACTCAAATTAATGATGTGGCAAATCGCTATCTTGATTTAGGGCGTTTTAGTGGTACACTATTGATTGCTCAAAATGACTCTATTATCTTTAATAAAAGCTATGGTTTGGCAGATTATAAAACAGTCAAAGAATTTACAGACAGTACAGCCTTCAAAGTGGGGCATCTTTCTGAGCTTTTTACAGAAGCTATTATTAGAGATATGACAGAACAAGATTTGCTAAAATTGAATGAAAAAGTAACAACATATATTCCTCAAATAAAACAGGATTTTACAGTCGAAGAGCTATTAAATCATAAATCAAACCTTCAAACGATTGCCCAAATACAAGAATCGAATTCAAATAAAGCCTATTCATTGATTGATTATGTAAACTTATCAAAATCAAATAATCAAGAGAACAAAGTAACAGAAACTCAATCTGAATTAGATTATAATATTTTAGGATTAATTATTGAAAAAATCACGAACAAAACATTTTCAGAAGTTTTGGAAGACTATGCTCAAAAATGGAATTTAGAAAGCACTTACCTTCAAAAAACAGATACGACACATCTAGCCATTGGTTATTTATTCTATAATTATCGCAATCAAGGACTGAAAATAACGCCTTCGCCAAAGTATCAAGACAGTATGGCTTTTAGTAGTAGAGGAATTAAATCGACAGCAAAAGATGTTTTAAAGTTTGCGAATAATTTTGAAAATCAAAGCTTTGATGTAGAAGGATATTTGATGAATGACGGCTTTAGTTATTCGCTCAAAAAGGACACAGAAAAGCAACAAACAATTCTTATTTTGAGCAACCGTAAGCATCCAGTAGCAAGAGAAATGTCTGAAAGTATTGAAAAAATATTGGATAATGAAGAATATGAACTTCCTTTGCTGCGTCAAGAAATAGCTATTAATCCAAGTTTATTAAAAGAATATGAAGGAGTTTATGCCATGAACGAAAACATGAATCTGACTTTTGTAGCTGAAAGAGATAGTTTGTTTGTAGTCATGGGAGAAAACAAAGTAGAGCTAAAACCACAATCTGAAAATCAGTTTTTTATGAATGAGAGTGATGCTTCTATTCGTTTTGAGAGAGATGAGAATAATAAGGTCTCGAAAGCTATTTTGTTAGATGGTTTCTTGACAGGAAATACAATTTTGAAAGTTGAGGAATAG
- a CDS encoding gamma carbonic anhydrase family protein, translating into MALILPVRGFSPKFGKDCFLAPNATIVGEVEMGDNCSVWFSAVVRGDVNYIKIGHHTNIQDNATIHGTYETAPTTIGNYVSIGHNAIVHGCTIEDNVLIGMGARLMDGVIVRTGSIVAAGAVVLEGTEIESGFIYAGVPAKKVKPIGERGEMLERIANNYIKYSGWFMEDKK; encoded by the coding sequence ATGGCTTTAATTCTTCCTGTTCGTGGTTTTTCTCCAAAATTTGGTAAAGATTGTTTTCTTGCTCCTAATGCAACTATTGTAGGAGAAGTAGAAATGGGCGATAATTGTAGTGTGTGGTTTAGTGCTGTCGTTCGTGGCGATGTAAATTATATCAAAATTGGTCATCATACCAACATTCAAGACAACGCCACTATTCATGGAACTTATGAAACTGCTCCGACAACTATCGGAAATTATGTAAGTATTGGACATAATGCCATTGTTCATGGCTGTACGATTGAAGATAATGTTTTGATAGGAATGGGTGCAAGATTAATGGACGGTGTGATTGTCAGAACTGGAAGTATTGTAGCAGCAGGTGCAGTAGTTTTGGAGGGAACAGAGATTGAAAGTGGGTTTATTTATGCTGGAGTACCTGCAAAAAAAGTAAAGCCAATTGGAGAAAGAGGAGAAATGCTAGAGCGAATTGCGAATAATTATATTAAATATTCTGGTTGGTTTATGGAAGATAAGAAATAA